The Populus trichocarpa isolate Nisqually-1 chromosome 11, P.trichocarpa_v4.1, whole genome shotgun sequence genome has a segment encoding these proteins:
- the LOC7489111 gene encoding LRR receptor kinase SERK2 produces MASPRFLLLLFTTLSLTVSSAISGSVVEDLANLQPPSDFNTTIMKNCQHNPSLRYCNSSSMDLKEIFKFTIVASHLCNESKNPNCVHSFDNIDLRNRPKMAPLYLSYSFFWKYCPLTILSIDLSNISLKGSFPKEVICCDQIQALDLSLNGLTGEFPIESFAPLTNLTFLNLSYNYFSESKISDSQFFKRFNSSSFIHSGILPSDRNYTIKAIFLLVGFPICVILMAVCFGWLCFQRPDYLPRMFQRKHKFTPSMLRAATNGFSRKNQMVRSEGVEIYKGTLRDSTQVRIEIYRGCISREKRKEFVEECKVLVELCHKNLVQVLGWCSNRNQRAIVTEWTDGETIEMWLSGSAPPWKQRLKMLIGVVDGMRYLQEHWPEVVYDLRINSVLLSDNHEPLLSRFQVGDQYSNNKKIHKFGIFLLEIITNRRSQEFERGEAGLIEYVRDNYPKNLHKVIDARMKLPENMFDQAKHGIELGLMCTDQSISKHPSLNQISHMINKVYESCLELAPQNHKRSHGDGGKGHKHVQ; encoded by the exons ATGGCTTCTCCacgttttctccttcttctgtTCACAACATTATCACTCACAGTTTCTTCAGCAATCTCAGGATCAGTAGTAGAGGACCTTGCAAACTTGCAACCCCCGTCAGATTTCAACACCACAATCATGAAAAACTGTCAACACAATCCTTCTCTCAGATACTGTAACTCCTCTTCTATGGACCTGAAAGAAATCTTCAAGTTCACCATTGTTGCAAGCCATCTTTGCAATGAGTCAAAGAATCCAAATTGTGTCCATTCTTTCGACAACATAGACCTGCGAAACAGGCCGAAGATGGCACCACTCTACTTGTCATACAGTTTCTTTTGGAAATACTGCCCTTTAACCATTCTTTCCATTGATTTGTCAAACATTTCTTTAAAGGGTAGTTTTCCTAAAGAAGTTATATGTTGTGACCAAATCCAGGCTCTTGATTTGAGCCTTAATGGCCTTACCGGAGAATTCCCAATCGAGAGCTTTGCTCCTCTTACCAACCTTACATTTCTCAACCtgtcatataattatttttcagagAGTAAAATCTCAGATTCTCAGTTTTTCAAAAGGTTTAATTCTTCAAGTTTTATTCATTCTGGTATCCTTCCAAGTGACAGGAACTATACAATCAAGGCCATATTTTTACTAGTTGGATTTCCAATCTGTGTGATTCTAATGGCGGTTTGCTTTGGATGGCTGTGTTTTCAAAGGCCGGATTACTTACCAAGAATGTTTCAAAGAAAGCACAAGTTTACACCGTCAATGCTAAGGGCAGCAACAAAtgggttttcaagaaaaaaccaGATGGTCAGAAGTGAAGGAGTAGAAATTTATAAGGGAACTTTGCGAGACAGTACTCAAGTCAGGATTGAAATTTACAGGGGTTGCATTTCAAGGGAGAAACGCAAGGAATTTGTTGAGGAGTGCAAGGTTCTTGTTGAACTATGCCACAAGAACTTAGTTCAAGTATTAGGTTGGTGCAGTAACAGAAATCAGAGAGCCATTGTTACTGAATGGACAGATGGAGAGACTATTGAGATGTGGCTATCAGGTTCAGCTCCTCCATGGAAGCAAAGGTTGAAGATGCTAATTGGGGTGGTGGACGGCATGCGTTATTTGCAGGAACATTGGCCTGAAGTTGTGTATGATCTCAGGATAAACAGTGTGTTGCTCTCGGACAATCATGAGCCACTCCTTTCAAGGTTTCAGGTTGGAGATCAATACAGCAACAACAAAA AAATTCACAAGTTTGGAATATTTCTGCTAGAGATCATAACAAATAGGAGGTCACAGGAATTTGAGAGAGGTGAGGCTGGATTGATTGAGTATGTCAGAGATAATTATCCTAAAAACTTGCACAAAGTGATTGATGCAAGAATGAAATTGCCAGAAAATATGTTTGATCAAGCTAAACATGGAATAGAACTGGGATTGATGTGCACTGACCAATCAATCAGCAAACATCCAAGCCTGAATCAGATATCCCATATGATAAACAAAGTCTATGAGTCTTGCCTGGAATTAGCGCCCCAGAACCATAAAAGATCTCATGGAGATGGAGGTAAAGGACACAAACATGTTCAATGA
- the LOC7485158 gene encoding transcription factor bHLH52 translates to MALSFCSNLGSSLQHHNLQELTEYPQGDIEIGNDQLFACNDNMMFSDAFINPLYEVEEQLVYSDSYTDLLPYFSSPSDNIISLSPEIFPLQDFESYHYPKRPKTYTDHFNSTFEPNFFEGYAPNPNPGLPELFPEIPTPEPKFQVPITFNVGRTDQSVMNSKKPSTGVSLSTQSIAARERRRKITEKTRELGKFIPGGHKMNTAEMFQAASKYVKFLQAQIGILELMGSTQENKGPMHTQELQTLLVTSPAIQEKLYSEEKCLVPRDFVQTIANDCQIQSKPLVIEEIDQLLGGQLLG, encoded by the exons ATGGCTCTAAGCTTTTGTTCAAACTTGGGCTCATCGCTTCAGCATCACAACCTTCAAGAGTTGACAGAATATCCACAAGGCGACATAGAGATAGGAAATGATCAGCTCTTTGCTTGCAATGACAACATGATGTTTTCAGATGCTTTCATCAACCCTTTGTATGAGGTTGAGGAGCAGCTAGTTTACTCGGATAGCTACACCGATCTCCTCCCatatttctcttctccttcagATAACATAATCTCTCTCTCCCCCGAAATCTTTCCTCTCCAAGATTTTGAGTCCTACCACTACCCGAAACGCCCAAAAACCTACACAGATCATTTCAACTCAACTTTTGAACCGAATTTCTTCGAAGGATATGCTCCGAATCCCAATCCAGGACTCCCAGAATTATTTCCAGAAATCCCAACCCCGGAACCTAAGTTTCAGGTTCCAATAACGTTCAATGTTGGGAGGACTGATCAGAGTGTGATGAATTCAAAGAAACCAAGTACTGGAGTGAGCTTGTCTACACAGAGCATCGCTGCGCGTGAGAGGAGAAGGAAGATAACCGAGAAGACACGGGAGCTTGGAAAGTTTATTCCTGGTGGGCATAAGATGAACACTGCTGAGATGTTCCAAGCTGCTTCCAAGTATGTCAAGTTCTTGCAGGCTCAAATTGGAATTCTTGAACTCATGGGGTCAACTCAG GAAAACAAAGGGCCAATGCACACACAGGAACTTCAAACTCTCCTTGTAACATCTCCAGCAATTCAAGAGAAGTTGTACTCAGAAGAGAAATGCTTGGTTCCAAGAGATTTTGTCCAAACCATTGCTAACGATTGCCAAATCCAATCAAAACCCTTGGTCATTGAGGAGATTGATCAGTTGTTGGGGGGTCAATTGCTTGGATAG